A stretch of DNA from Anaerobacillus isosaccharinicus:
TGCTGATGGAATTCTTACTAAAGACGGCCAAAGATTTTCATTCACAATCCTTTCTAATGACGGAAACGTAGTACGTCGTGACATCGGGATTATCGTTCAACAATATTTAGGTCAAATTGGTATCGAAGTGAAAGCTGAACAAATGGAGTGGGGCGCGTTCTTAGATAAGATCAACCCACCAAACTATGACTTTGATGCAGTAGTATTAGCTTGGGGTCTAGCTCTTGATCCAGATCCAAGAGCAATCTGGCATTCATCAGAAATCGAAAATGGCTTAAATAACATTAGCTATAGCAACCCTCGTGTTGATGAAATTGCAGACAGCAACAAGCAAATCATGGACCAAGCTGAACGTGCAGCAGCACTTGCAGAAGTATGGGAAATTTTAGCTGAAGAGCAACCATACACTTACATGTACTACCCACAACAATTTATTTCACTAAGCAATAGAGTTCAAGGCTTTACACATCACCCACGTGTTAACATGTACAAAGTTAACGAGTGGTGGGTTGATAATAACTAATGATCTATTGTGAGGATAAAAGGGGACCTTCCGTCCCCTTATTCCTTATACTTTTTAAAGGCTATAACTTCTGTTATGGATTTTATAAAGTATAAGAAAAACGAAGGCATTCGCTTTAGACTTGGCGATGAGCCAAGTTTTTCTTTTAAATAACATGTAAGGGAGTAATGAAGATGACTACGTATTTAATTCGCCGACTAGTGATGATGATTCCAATTCTTTTTGGAATATCAATTATCTCCTTTGCCATTATGTATGCGGCACCAGGGAAACCAGCGGTTATGAACTTAGACCCTGATATTTCTGTGGAAGACCGTGAGAAACAAATGGAGAAGTTAGGTTTAAATGATCCTGCGCATGTTCAATACCTTAGATGGATGGGCAATGTAGTTAAAGGAGACTTTGGTACTTCCTTTACAAAAAAACAACCTGTTAAAGACATGATCTTAGATCGTTTACCAAATACACTTATCTTAATGGTGTTTTCAACAATATTAGCTGTAATTATTGCGATACCATTTGGTGTAATTTCTGCTACCAAACAGTATTCTAAGTTAGACTATGGGGTTACCATATCGTCATTCTTAGGACTTGCTACACCGAACTTTTGGTTAGGTTTAATGCTTATTATGTTTTTCTCAGTTCAGTTAGGTTGGACGCCCGTTGGCGGAGTAGCTACACTTGGAGCTGACTTTAGTTTATTAGATCGACTTCATCACTTAATCTTACCTGCAATCGTTCTTGCAACTGCAGATATGGCGGGACTTACTCGTTATACACGTTCAAGTATGCTAGAAGTAATTAACCAGGATTATATACGAACTGCACGCGCAAAAGGTTTCCGTGAGTCTACAGTTATTTATAAACATGGCTTACGTAATGGACTTATTCCGATCATTACAATCTTTGGTTTAATGCTACCAACTTTCATTGGTGGATCAGTTATTGTTGAGTCGTTATTTAGCTGGCCAGGAATTGGGAAGTTATTTATTGATGCTACTTTTGAGAGAGATTACCCTGTAATTATGGCAATTACAATGTTCGGTGCCGTTCTTACAGTTCTTGGGAACCTAATAGCAGATATCCTTTATGCTGTCATGGATCCAAGGATCGAGTATTAGGAGGGGTGTCAAATGGGAAAACCTGAATTAAATGTGAAGAATAAACTTAATAATGTAGAACAAACTTTAGGGGAAAGACGATCCCTAACATCAATTATTGTTGCGAAATTCTTTCAAAATAAGCTGGCTGTTATTGGCTTAATTTTGTTAGTTATCATCGTAGGTAGCGCATTACTAGCGCCTTGGATTGCTCCACACGATCCCGACTTCCAAAACTTAAGAAACCGTTTAGCTGCACCAAGTGCTGAGTTTCTGTTAGGGACAGATCATTTAGGACGAGATATTTTTAGTCGCCTTTTATTCGGAGGAAGAGTCTCACTATTCGTAGGTTTTGTAGCGATGGTAGGTGCTGTAACGATCGGAACAACTGTAGGGGCGGTAGCGGGATACTTCGGTGGTCTAGTTGATGCATTCTTAATGCGCCTAGTAGATATTATCATTTCATTCCCGAATATCTTCTTATTAATAACATTGGTTGCTGTTCTTGAACCAAGTATTGATAAATTAATTATGGTATTTGCCTTCTTAAGTTGGACTGGAACCGCACGTTTAGTTCGTGGTGAGTTCTTAACACTGAAGAAACGTGAATTTGTATTAGCAGCTCGTACAATTGGAATGTCGAATACACGAATTATCTTCGGCCAAATTTTACCGAGTGCGTTAGGTCCTGTCATAGTAGCAGCGACACTTGCAGTAGGTGGATTTATCTTAGCTGAGTCGGCGCTTAGTTTCCTCGGTTTAGGTGTGCAACCACCAACTTCTACATGGGGGAACATGCTGACGTACTCTCAAAGTGTAACGATTTTCAGAACGGCATGGTGGTATCCGACTTTCCCTGGTTTGATGATTTTACTGACAGTATTATCATTTAACTTTGTTGGTGATGGTTTACGTGATGCTCTAGATCCACGTGTTATTGAAAAATAAATCTAAACCTAATAAATAGCTTACATAGTTTTTAATCTATGTAAGCTATTTTTTTTATTTATATGCCAATGTAATACAGTTAGGAAATATCAATATTATCTTTATATAGTGTTAAAGGAATATGTCCAGAGATGTCTATGCGACAAAGTTAATAGAAGGAAAGATCAATATACTATGGGTTGTACGTATGTAAAGTTACGGTCTGGGATATATTACAAATGAATTTTTCACTAATCGTATAGTGTTAACCTTGATTCCATGTTAATATTATATTAGAAAAACAAATTAATGACACCGAATTTATTCAATTAAAAAAATATTTTAATTATTCCCGCTTGTTTTAATTATTTAAATATAATTATAAAAAACTGGCGGGTTTTTGCTATATTAATAAAAACTCAAATGTATCACTGATTATTCTTAAAATTCCCACAAACGAAAAAATACCAATTCTTTAACATTGACAATTTTGTTACATTAATATAATATTTTAAGCGTTACTCTATACTTTTAAACTATTAGCTCAAGGCTTGATAATAGTAATGTTGGCTTTTGCTACTATAATGATTAGCAATTGTAGATTAGTAGTAGAAAGTACGCTCTTAAGGTGGTGAATGCATAAGATGTCTACATTATTAGAAGTTAAAAATTTAAAGACCCACTTCTTCGGTAAAAACAAAGTACTACCAGTTGTAGATGGCGTAGACTTTGAAGTGAAAAAAGGTGAAACATTAGCTATAGTTGGTGAATCAGGATCAGGTAAGAGTATTACTTCTCTTTCGATTATGGGTCTTGTGCCAAAACCAGGTGGGAAAATTGTTGACGGACAAATTATCTTCGATGGTACTGATTTAGTATCATTAAGTGAAAATGAGATGTTTAAAGTTCGTGGAAATGAAATTGCAATGATCTTCCAAGAACCAATGTCTTCATTAAATCCAGTTTTAACAATTGGTGAACAAATTACAGAAGTATTAATTTATCATAAGAAGTTAAGTAAAAAAGAAGCTCGACTTAAAGCTGTAGAACTATTAAAAATTGTTGGGTTTGCTCGGGCTGAGGAAATTTTAGATGATTATCCACATCGTTTATCAGGTGGTATGAGACAAAGGGTAATGATTGCAATGGCGATGAGCTGTGACCCAAAGTTGTTAATTGCCGATGAGCCAACAACGGCATTGGACGTTACTGTTCAGGCACAAATACTAGAATTGATGAAAGACTTATCTGAGAAATTTAATTCTTCAATTATTTTGATTACACATGACCTTGGTGTAGTAGCAGAACTTGCTGACCGTGTCATTGTTATGTACGCAGGACAAGTAGTTGAAGAGTCAGGGATTGTGGAAATGTTTGATAACCCACTACACCCTTATACAGCAGGACTATTAAATTCTGTTCCGAAAATCGATGAAGATCAAGAACGATTATCTTCGATTGGAGGAAATGTTCCTTCACCAGATAACTTCCCTAAGGGTTGTCGTTTCGCAACACGTTGTGAGCATGTTATGGAAAGATGTTTAGAAGAACAACCAATGTTAAAGGAAATAAAACCTGGCCGTAAATCACGTTGTTTTTTGCATGAGGAAGGAGGTAACCAATAATGACTACGAATACTTTAATTAATTCAAAAACAGATAAAAGTGATATCTTACTTGAAGTTAATGGATTAAAAAAATATTTTCCAATAAAAGCGGGAATTCTCCAAAAAACAGTAGGGAATGTTAAGGCTGTAGATGATGTTAGTTTTTTCATCAAAAAGGGAGAAACGTTTGGACTTGTTGGTGAATCTGGATGTGGTAAATCAACAACAGGAAGAACGATTATCCGCCTATATGAACCAACAGAAGGTGAAATTATATTTGAAGGACAAGACCTTTCAACGTTAAAGGAGAAAGAATTAAAACCTTATCGCAAGGATATTCAAATGGTTTTCCAAGATCCTTATTCTTCTTTAAACCCGAGAAAGACTGTCGGAACAATATTAGAAGAGCCGTTTGGGGTTCATAATTTATATTCAAAAGCAGAACGAAAAGAACGAGTTGAGCATCTTTTAGACCGTGTAGGTTTAAATCCAACTTTACGTGACCGTTATCCGCATGAGTTTTCAGGTGGTCAACGTCAAAGAATTGGAATAGCCCGTGCTCTTACGCTGAACCCAAAATTAATTATTGGTGATGAGCCAGTGTCTGCATTAGATGTATCGATTCAATCGCAAGTTCTAAATATTATGAACGATTTACAGAAGGAATTCGGCTTAACGTATCTATTTATTGCTCATGACTTGGCAGTAGTTAAGCATATATCTGACCGTATTGGTGTTATGTATTTAGGTCGAATGATGGAAGTTACTGACAAGAAAGCGTTATACAGTAACCCACTTCACCCGTATACTCAAGCATTACTTTCAGCTATTCCTAAAACACATCCAAGTGAAGTGAAGCGCGAGAGAATTATTTTAAAAGGGGATGTACCAAGTCCTTCGAATCCACCTAAAGGCTGTGTATTCCATACACGTTGTCCGCAGGCAATGGATCATTGTAAAGAAGCTGTTCCGGTCTTAAAAGAATTAGAACCTGGACATTTC
This window harbors:
- a CDS encoding ABC transporter permease, which encodes MTTYLIRRLVMMIPILFGISIISFAIMYAAPGKPAVMNLDPDISVEDREKQMEKLGLNDPAHVQYLRWMGNVVKGDFGTSFTKKQPVKDMILDRLPNTLILMVFSTILAVIIAIPFGVISATKQYSKLDYGVTISSFLGLATPNFWLGLMLIMFFSVQLGWTPVGGVATLGADFSLLDRLHHLILPAIVLATADMAGLTRYTRSSMLEVINQDYIRTARAKGFRESTVIYKHGLRNGLIPIITIFGLMLPTFIGGSVIVESLFSWPGIGKLFIDATFERDYPVIMAITMFGAVLTVLGNLIADILYAVMDPRIEY
- the opp4C gene encoding oligopeptide ABC transporter permease, with product MGKPELNVKNKLNNVEQTLGERRSLTSIIVAKFFQNKLAVIGLILLVIIVGSALLAPWIAPHDPDFQNLRNRLAAPSAEFLLGTDHLGRDIFSRLLFGGRVSLFVGFVAMVGAVTIGTTVGAVAGYFGGLVDAFLMRLVDIIISFPNIFLLITLVAVLEPSIDKLIMVFAFLSWTGTARLVRGEFLTLKKREFVLAARTIGMSNTRIIFGQILPSALGPVIVAATLAVGGFILAESALSFLGLGVQPPTSTWGNMLTYSQSVTIFRTAWWYPTFPGLMILLTVLSFNFVGDGLRDALDPRVIEK
- a CDS encoding ABC transporter ATP-binding protein → MSTLLEVKNLKTHFFGKNKVLPVVDGVDFEVKKGETLAIVGESGSGKSITSLSIMGLVPKPGGKIVDGQIIFDGTDLVSLSENEMFKVRGNEIAMIFQEPMSSLNPVLTIGEQITEVLIYHKKLSKKEARLKAVELLKIVGFARAEEILDDYPHRLSGGMRQRVMIAMAMSCDPKLLIADEPTTALDVTVQAQILELMKDLSEKFNSSIILITHDLGVVAELADRVIVMYAGQVVEESGIVEMFDNPLHPYTAGLLNSVPKIDEDQERLSSIGGNVPSPDNFPKGCRFATRCEHVMERCLEEQPMLKEIKPGRKSRCFLHEEGGNQ
- a CDS encoding ABC transporter ATP-binding protein, whose amino-acid sequence is MTTNTLINSKTDKSDILLEVNGLKKYFPIKAGILQKTVGNVKAVDDVSFFIKKGETFGLVGESGCGKSTTGRTIIRLYEPTEGEIIFEGQDLSTLKEKELKPYRKDIQMVFQDPYSSLNPRKTVGTILEEPFGVHNLYSKAERKERVEHLLDRVGLNPTLRDRYPHEFSGGQRQRIGIARALTLNPKLIIGDEPVSALDVSIQSQVLNIMNDLQKEFGLTYLFIAHDLAVVKHISDRIGVMYLGRMMEVTDKKALYSNPLHPYTQALLSAIPKTHPSEVKRERIILKGDVPSPSNPPKGCVFHTRCPQAMDHCKEAVPVLKELEPGHFVACHLYN